The following are encoded in a window of Candidatus Dadabacteria bacterium genomic DNA:
- a CDS encoding type II toxin-antitoxin system VapC family toxin, whose amino-acid sequence MSDFLLDTCAVIWVANNDDLREPALSELPEACALGSRLFVSPMTAWEIAMLAAKEKIALTNSPDIWFEQFCERPGVAGAGVSASVLIASTILPGTPPSDPVDRILAATAREFGYTLVTRDERLLEYGAKGHIKVIGC is encoded by the coding sequence ATGTCTGATTTTCTGCTTGATACATGTGCGGTTATCTGGGTCGCGAACAATGATGATTTACGGGAACCCGCCTTGAGCGAACTGCCCGAAGCATGTGCTCTTGGCAGCCGACTCTTTGTTTCACCTATGACTGCGTGGGAGATCGCCATGCTTGCGGCAAAAGAAAAAATTGCTCTCACCAACAGCCCCGACATCTGGTTCGAGCAATTCTGCGAACGGCCGGGAGTGGCGGGGGCGGGGGTGTCGGCGTCAGTTCTGATTGCGTCCACTATTCTTCCCGGAACACCACCGTCCGACCCGGTAGACCGCATACTTGCTGCGACGGCACGGGAGTTCGGATACACTCTGGTAACGCGCGACGAGCGTCTGCTGGAGTACGGCGCCAAAGGTCACATCAAAGTTATAGGATGCTGA